In one window of Pseudorasbora parva isolate DD20220531a chromosome 7, ASM2467924v1, whole genome shotgun sequence DNA:
- the LOC137082927 gene encoding cathepsin S-like has translation MMFGSLLFAVWCSAALGHFNSNLDQHWELWKKTHDKFYSTEVEKLGRRELWEKNLQLITLHNLEASMGMHSYDLAMNHMGDMTTEEIMQTLAMTRVPPGFKRQMPEFVGSSGVSVPDSLDWREKGYVSSVKNQGACGACWAFNSVGALEGQLMKTTGKLVDLSPQNLVDCSSKYGNKGCSGGFMNHAFQYVIDNGGIDSDSSYPYEAVQGQCRYNPSQRAANCTNYYFVREGDEEALKEAVANIGPISVAIDATHPKFTFYHSGVYSDPSCTQNINHGVLVVGYGALGGQDYWLVKNSWGTRFGDGGYIRMARNQNNMCGIALYPCYPVM, from the exons ATGATGTTCGGAAGCTTGCTGTTTGCCGTGTGGTGTAGCGCAGCACTGGGCCATTTCAACTCGAATCTAGACCAGCACTGGGAGTTGTGGAAGAAGACGCATGACAAGTTTTACTCCACTGAG GTTGAGAAACTGGGCAGGAGGGAGTTATGGGAGAAAAACCTTCAACTTATCACCCTTCACAACCTGGAGGCCTCCATGGGCATGCATTCATATGACCTGGCCATGAACCACATGGGTGACATG ACAACAGAGGAGATCATGCAAACGTTAGCCATGACTCGTGTCCCTCCTGGCTTTAAGAGGCAAATGCCGGAGTTTGTGGGATCTTCTGGTGTTTCTGTCCCAGACTCTCTTGACTGGAGAGAGAAGGGATATGTCTCCAGTGTGAAGAACcag GGTGCATGTGGTGCTTGTTGGGCATTCAACTCTGTCGGGGCTCTTGAAGGTCAGCTGATGAAGACGACAGGAAAGCTGGTCGACCTCAGTCCTCAGAACCTGGTGGACTGTTCCTCCAAATATGGCAACAAGGGCTGCAGTGGTGGTTTTATGAACCATGCCTTCCAGTATGTCATTGATAATGGCGGAATAGACTCTGATTCATCGTACCCTTATGAAGCAGTG CAAGGGCAGTGCAGATACAATCCATCCCAGCGTGCAGCAAACTGTACAAATTACTATTTTGTCCGTGAGGGCGATGAAGAGGCCCTGAAAGAGGCTGTTGCCAACATTGGGCCAATTTCAGTGGCCATTGACGCCACCCACCCCAAGTTCACATTTTATCACAGTG GAGTTTACAGTGATCCATCCTGCACCCAAAATATAAACCACGGAGTGCTGGTTGTGGGATACGGTGCCCTTGGTGGACAGGACTATTGGCTAGTCAAAAACAG TTGGGGTACTAGATTTGGAGATGGTGGCTACATCCGCATGGCCAGAAACCAGAACAACATGTGTGGCATTGCCTTATATCCTTGTTATCCTGTTATGTAA
- the LOC137082928 gene encoding cathepsin S-like, producing the protein MMFGSLLFAVWCSAALAHFNSNLDQHWELWKKTHDKFYSTEVEELGRRELWEKNLDIITLHNLEASMGMHSYDLAMNHMGDMTTAEILQTLATTRVPPGFKRQTVTFVSSTGAHVPDSLDWREKGYVSSVKMQGACGSCWAFSSVGALEGQLMKTTGKLVDLSPQNLVDCSSKYGNKGCGGGFMTAAFQYVIDNGGIDSDSSYPYEAVERQCRYNPSQHAANCTKYYFVSEGNEEALKEALATVGPISVAIDATRPQFILYRSGVYNDPTCTKNVNHAVLAVGYGSFAGKDYWLVKNSWGPGFGDGGYIRIARNQNNMCGIASYACYPVM; encoded by the exons ATGATGTTCGGGAGCTTGCTGTTTGCCGTGTGGTGTAGCGCAGCACTGGCCCATTTCAACTCGAATCTAGACCAGCACTGGGAGTTGTGGAAGAAGACGCATGACAAGTTTTACTCCACTGAG GTTGAGGAACTGGGCAGGAGGGAGTTGTGGGAGAAAAACCTTGATATTATCACGCTTCACAACCTGGAGGCCTCCATGGGAATGCATTCATATGACCTGGCCATGAACCACATGGGTgacatg ACAACGGCGGAGATCCTCCAAACATTAGCCACGACTCGTGTCCCTCCTGGTTTTAAGAGGCAAACGGTGACATTCGTGAGCTCCACTGGGGCTCATGTCCCAGACTCTCTGGACTGGAGAGAGAAGGGATATGTCTCCAGTGTGAAAATGCAG GGTGCTTGCGGTTCTTGTTGGGCGTTCAGCTCCGTTGGGGCTCTTGAAGGTCAGCTGATGAAGACAACAGGAAAGCTGGTCGACCTCAGTCCTCAGAACCTGGTGGACTGTTCCTCCAAATATGGCAACAAGGGCTGCGGTGGTGGTTTTATGACTGCTGCCTTCCAGTATGTCATTGATAATGGCGGAATAGACTCTGATTCATCTTACCCTTATGAAGCAGTG GAAAGGCAGTGCAGATACAATCCATCCCAGCATGCAGCAAACTGTACCAAGTACTATTTCGTCAGTGAGGGAAATGAAGAGGCTTTGAAGGAAGCTTTGGCCACTGTTGGGCCCATTTCAGTGGCTATTGATGCAACCCGCCCTCAATTTATCCTGTACCGCAGTG GGGTTTACAATGACCCAACCTGTACTAAAAATGTAAACCATGCTGTCCTGGCTGTGGGTTATGGTTCGTTTGCTGGGAAGGACTATTGGCTGGTCAAAAACAG TTGGGGTCCTGGATTTGGAGATGGTGGTTACATCCGTATAGCCAGAAACCAGAACAACATGTGTGGCATTGCCTCATACGCCTGCTACCCGGTTATGTAA